The Humulus lupulus chromosome 7, drHumLupu1.1, whole genome shotgun sequence region ACCAAGACTATGTACACTTGGTACAGATATTAGAACAACATTTTGATCAGCATCAACTCCTTTTTCCCAGTCATTTCCGACTATATGATGAATTCGAAAGTCCTTGTTTATGCCTTGATTCAGAGTTAAAAACAACACCAAACAATGTCATATAGTGATAAGCCATCATTGGTATCACATTTTAGGTCTGCATCAAAGCCCAGATGGAGATGCATGAATAAGACGCACCACACATTCTCCCACATAGATGCATTGCTAACAACAACCTTTTTAGAACAAATAAACTGTGATATTACATACTAGAGAAAGTTGTCCACCAAACTTATGCAATCGTCGTACAAGAGCTTCGACAATAGCCACACTTCCATGAAGAGGTCACTCCAGACAGCAACTTGGCTCGTACCATTCCGCAGACATGTAAATCTAAGGCACAGAAGAGCAGTAACAATGTAATGTTGTTCATCTCTCATGAATAGCAACAGTTCGTGTATATATTTAAACAAGATAGTAGAAAAGTGTGCTACATATGGTTCAACATACTATGATATATAGGGCTCATAGAACACACATAACTAAACTTTAAAGTAGTTACTGTCTCTGCTGAAAGATTGCCAATATACTTCACCTCCAACAAGGAAGAAATCCAGCAAGTCCACCCAGTTTTTTTTTTACAGGGGTCTTTCAGTCCTAATGAGTCAACGATTTCTGACAGTGTCTAGCAGTTGAATAGAGGAGGCAATGCCATAGCAGCTTCAACATGAGAACAATAACAAATCATCAAGTAAGACTTTATGTACATTTAATTTAAACATCTGACTGTATAAGCATTATGCAAGGTGGGTGGAGTTGAGAATATAAAGCTCCAAATGGCTGTCTATGTGCCTATGTCAATGTGATTGTGCTGTGAGGTTCCAAATTTAGGCATTCAtttctattatatattatttgtaaTTATGCCACCATTATTGTACTTCATGACAAAAACTAAGCATACTTTAAGAATAACAAATTATGTTGAAagtaatatatatctatatatatatataatgaggaTGTAACGCAATATATattgagaagagaagagaattgaGTAATTACTTGTGCACCAGTGGAGTGAAATCAAAGGAAAGAGCAGCACCCATACCCATTCCCCTGTTAAGTGGTGGCTCTCCGGAACTATACTATTCCAAACAAACAACTCATCGTCTTCTCGCTGCAGCTCATCTGCATTAATGGTAATACCGTTGATAAAATGGGAAGGGATTAGGgcaataaacatatatacaaaatgGTATGGAATGGAATCACTTGTTAAACAAATTAGATATATGTACTTACATTATTCATAATAACAACCGATAAATAAACGGGATGGGACGTGGTGGACTTTGTAGAAATCCTCTCCTCCTTCCTCCACCCTTTCTTTGAATTCCCTACGCATATACATGATCTTCATTTCCTTAAGCGTAGTAATGTATCTTAATCCATCAGGAACTCTCCTCAATCTCTTGCAACTCCTAATACACAAAGAGCGAAGACTGGACAAGGCCCCTTCCTCCACCTTCCACTCTTCTAAGTTTTCTAGATTTCTAATCTGAAGAGATTCCAGTTGAGGGAAACCTCCTTTTGAGCACACCATCTCATTCCCATCATAGCTACTCCATAAGGAAAGGACTCTTAAACTCGATAGCTTTTCTAGGGTTGGCATTGGATCATCCTTAAGATGAGTCCTAGTTAAGCTTAACTTGATAAGGTTTGGGGAGAATTGGTTGTATTCTGGTAATTTTACTATTCTCCCACCCACTTTAAGCTTATATATTTGAGGGTAGCTTAATATCGCAGGAACAACATCTGTAGCATTCAGTGTTGCACTAGTTGTAAATGCCGAAGACAATCAAATGTGACAGTTGGGGGATCGTGGTAAATATTCTCCAAATTTTCACCCAGAAAAATATCTAATTTCTTGAGATTCCTCAACTGTAGAAAATCATTACAATCTAACCACTCAGTTGAAACACCTTTCAATGTTTGTAAATTTCTAATGTTAGCTAACCTCAATTTCCTCACCGGTGTATTACAGAAGTGTAAATATCTAAGTTGTTCTAACTTCCAGATTACATCTGGTACATCTGGTATTCTTTCAAAACTCCACCATAGTCTTAACCTTAAAGCCAAAGTCTGCAGGCATCTCAAATTACCAATAGAAGATGGGATCTTTTCCACAGGGCCATCAATACTCAACAACCTTAGGTGAATAAGTTTTCCAATTTCTTTAGGCAACTTCAAACTATTATAGCTCGAGCATCTTAGAATTAAAATCCTAAGCATGAAAAAACTATTAAACACATGTCTCAAATCTTGTTGTATGGTACCTCCCCAATATATAGTAAGGCACCTAAGAGAGCCATTTAAGCTATCAAGAAAACTAAAAACATCATCACCAGAGTAGCTATGAGAATAAATGGAAACTCTCCTTGTTACGGTAGATACAGGTTTTAGTGGCTCTTCCACCTGACTCCTCAAATCAATAAGATGTAGAAAattctcatcttgagctttagACACACACAAGTCTCGCATAAGATCATGAATGCGAAATGTTTTCATTTTTCCTCTTAAACCCCAATTTTCTACTTGAACCATGCTCCTCTCCACCAACTCACTTAAGTAATCATATGCTACATCTTCGATAGTTTCCGCTGGATGTCTTCTTGGCAATATTAAACCTTCTTCTGCCATGAGCATAAGACATAATTCTTTTACTCGTATGATAGCGTCTTCAGGATAACGAGCCAAGTATAGAAAACACGGCTTTAAGTAAAATGGCAACTCATCGTAACTCAAATCTAACATCGATGAAACACCATGGCATTCCGAGTCACCATGCTCTCTGCCTTTAATTATGCCTTTACTTATGTATCTCACCACATTTCTTTTCATCTCCTCCCATTCATCAACTGAGTGTTTCGTAGATAGAAGCCCACCGAGCACAATGATAGCTAATGGAAAACCAAAACACCATTTAAGCATCTCTTGCCCTAGTGCTTCCATTCTTTCCGCATCTTTTATGCCTGATAACATATACCAAAACATGTATAAAGGCTATGTATTACTAACTTTTCATATAAGACCAGTGAAAAAGATGTATGATAAATTGAGAGTGAAATATATTACTTGTTTGATCCTTTCCAAAATATGAAGATTTGTTCTGAAACAGCTCCCAGCTTTGATTCTCATCAAGACGCGTAGGTTGATGGATGTAGCAATGTTGATTCGCATAAGGACCTATATTCATTATTCGAGTAGTGAGTAAAATCTTGCTATCAATGTCCCCTCGAGGGAATGCATGTTTTAGAAGATCCCATGTGTCAGTGGACCATATATCGTCGAGGAGCACCAAACATTTCTTCTCTTTCTGAAAGTTGTAGAGCTCTTCCGCTAATTCACCATCATTAAGGATTTGGATTTCTCTTCTTTCCTTGGTGGGAGAAGTGAAAGCAAATAAGATTTCTTCCCAGACGTTGCGTCTATTACACTGCTGAGATATCGAGGCCCAAGCAAAATAATCAAAGTGACTCCTGACTTGAGGATGATGATAAACCTTTCTTGCAAGGGTGGTCTTCCCCAGACCACCCATCCCAAACACAGAGATCACCCTTGGGCTTTGAAAACTCTTTTCTGCAGTCAAACGGGCTACCAATTCTTCGATGTCTTTGTCGAATCCAACAACATCACTCTCCACAACATGAGAATAAGTTCGCCTCAGCTTTCTTTGCTGCTGGATGTCGTTGTCATCTTTCTTGATGATGTTATCTGAGTTAAACATGTCTAAGTTTGAGCGCAGATCAGAAATTCTGGATGAGATCTTCTCAAGCTTTGATCCAGCTCTATGGATCTCGATTGCTTTGCTGAAGATGCAAGCAGACCCTTTCAGCACGCTGATGATACCTCGTCCGTGCCTGTCCGAAGCCACTTTGAAGATGTAAGTTTCGATGACATCCTCCAAATCATAAGAAGTATCTCTTACTTTGACAACCCAAAGGCGCACTGCCGCGTTCCCGTCTCTTCCATGAGCATCGGCGTCTCGTAAGAAACAGCGCATGAACTCCAGCTTGGTCTGCGCATCCTCAACTTGGGCTCTGACTCCAGACAAGAACTTTGCTTCACTAATCAGTAAGTCTCCAAGTCTTTCGACCACAGCGGAAACAATAGCCTCTGATACTGCCATGTCTTGTTTCTCTTCGTGCTGTTGAGTAAACGAAATGTAAGTTTGTTTAAAGGGTTTTACTATTGAAATATAGAGTTGGAGAAGGGTGTTTGATTTGATCAATTTCCATCCACTCATATATGTCATATCCTCTGCCATTGATTCTTTTCTGTAACTCAAAAACCAAGGCTCGAATAACTCTCTCATATTCTTACGTGCCTTTTGCTTTTCATCATTCGTATTCTCTCTGCCTTTATTCTTTTATTTGTCTTAATAACCACGGCTAGGATAAATCTCTCAATCcctttcttcttttgtttttatGACATATTCTTTTTCATTGGTTAGCTTGCTAGATCGATTTGAACTGTTTAGAAAGATAATATcaattttcttttcattcatgATTTATAGAATATTTGGTTATGATGACATTTGATGGCCACAACAGTTGGTCATTACAAGAAGACTGTTATTATTATATATCAGACTCAGTCAAAACTCAACTAGGATCAGATCACTATTCTTGTTCAGCTAATTCATGGTTTTTTGAAAGAGAGCTGATTGTACATGTGCTCTTCTCACTCTGTGTTAAGAGTCGGTTTTGTCTGTTTTCTAGTTAGGCAGTTATTTCAGTTATGAGCCTGGTAGTTGTACGGTTCAAGTTTGTTAACACTATTTTTTACATGTGTAAATACCAGTCCAATTGGGCCTTTGTAACTACAGAGTTTATTCATTAATAAACACTATATCACCATGGATCGTCCCCTTACTCCAAAGCGTGCCGTAAAAATTGTTGTTATGACCAAATCAATGTGCCTAAGTCTCTTTAAGTTAGTTAGATTAGTAGTGACAGTTATTACTGTtattatttctttgtatttttcgGGTTGGCTATAAATAGCACCCCTTTTGTCTATTGTAAATCTAACTCAGTTGTAAACACTTTTTCATATACTTCAATAAAGCTAGATAGAGATTTCAGCCACGTTAATTGTGCTTGTGTTCTTTGAGGTTATTATTCATTGAAGTTCTTGACTGAATTGGAAGCTTTTGGCTGGTGTGGTGTTTCCTTACTTTGCATTACAAAAAGTTTCAAATAACCTCAAAACACAGAAATTAATTTATAAATCTCTACAAAAACTTATAAATATATGAATATGAGATAAAGAAGTAAAAAGATATAATGCCATAAGCAGGCAGTTATGCCTATATTAGATCATACGTACCATGCTATAGTTTACAAATGCAGATTTCACAGtcgaaaatataataataataataaagaaaaagtaTTCATATTCAGATTCCTATGTCATTAAGGAGTTGACAGAAACTAGAGAATTGGCAGCAACTGCAGAGACTCCTGTCCTAATGCCTGGGAAAGCTGCCTTTTCCAGCTTCTCTTCTATGCCTGGCCCATAATAAGTTCCTTTGTTTCTCCTGAGAAATATTTCATATAACCTGATTTGCATAGCAAAAACCAAAAAGAGAAGCATTGGTACTACTTTGTTAGCTATCAAAATCTCAATCTGCAGTGAAAGACTAAAGGTGCATTTATGTATTACTGATCTTTGGCGCTTATACATGCATTTATTCTATGGGGTCTCATCTGCATTAATAGTAATATTAGTACTCTATATAATGAAATGTAGTTCTAAATTTGTAAACGAAATAGATATTTGTACTTACAGTTGAGAAACTCAAAGGATGGCACATGCTCAACTTTGTAGAAATCCTCTCCTCCTTcctctaatctttttaagaaatTTCTACTCATTCTTCGAATCATTTTTTTCTTAAGCGTAGTAATGCATCTTAATCCATCTGGAACACTCCTCAATTTCCAACAATAACTATTTTGCAAATGGCGAAGACTAGACAAGGCCCCTTCCTCCACCTTCCACTCTTCTAAGTCTTCAAGAGATTCAATCTTAAGAGATTCCAGTTGGGGGAAACCTCCTGTTGAACACACCATCTCATTCCCCTTAAAGCTGTTATTACAAATGGAAAGGACTCTTAACCTTGATAGCTTTTCAAGGGTTGGCATTGGATCATCGTTAAGACAACTATTGCCCAACTCTAACTTGATAAGGTTTGGGGAGAATTGAATGACTTCTGGTAAGTTTACTATAGGCAACTCCAGTTTAAGCTTACAAATTTGAGGTTAGCTTAATATAATAGGAACAACATTTATTCTCATGTAGTCAGTAGAGTAAATTCTCCCCAAATTCTTTTCCACATGTTTGTAAATTTCTAAGATTAGTTGACCTCAACCATTTACTAAAGCTTACAACATGAGGATTGGGCAAACATAAATGTCTCAACTGTTCCAACTTCCACATTACATTTGGTACTTTCATATTCATGACCAATGGTTTCTCTGACTTAGCCATCTCCAACATTGAAATTGGTAACCTATTTATGACCAATGGATTCTCTAACTTTAATATCTCCAAATATCTCAAATCTCCAAGCCTTTTAATCACAAAGAAAACAGCAGAGTCtgccatttcttcttctttcttcagtaaatgaataatataattatttttctcTTGATTTCCTTATTAAGTGCATGCATATGTGGTTTGAATATTGTTATGCAAAGTTGTCATTTTTTGTCTTAAAAAAACCAAGGCAACCTCTAGGAAGGAGAAGTTCCCTTTGTTTATTCTAATCAATATTAAACAATAAGAAGAATACAAAATGTCTCTTTGAAATTCTCACCTAATAACAATGCTATACTTTGTTGTATAGTTTCCTGTCATGATTACTTCAATGCATAACTTTGTTGAAATCTTGACTTAAAAAATTGTTGCATATTACTATTCCAAAAAGAAACTGATAAGAATACTAGACCTTAGT contains the following coding sequences:
- the LOC133790255 gene encoding putative disease resistance protein At1g50180, producing the protein MRELFEPWFLSYRKESMAEDMTYMSGWKLIKSNTLLQLYISIVKPFKQTYISFTQQHEEKQDMAVSEAIVSAVVERLGDLLISEAKFLSGVRAQVEDAQTKLEFMRCFLRDADAHGRDGNAAVRLWVVKVRDTSYDLEDVIETYIFKVASDRHGRGIISVLKGSACIFSKAIEIHRAGSKLEKISSRISDLRSNLDMFNSDNIIKKDDNDIQQQRKLRRTYSHVVESDVVGFDKDIEELVARLTAEKSFQSPRVISVFGMGGLGKTTLARKVYHHPQVRSHFDYFAWASISQQCNRRNVWEEILFAFTSPTKERREIQILNDGELAEELYNFQKEKKCLVLLDDIWSTDTWDLLKHAFPRGDIDSKILLTTRIMNIGPYANQHCYIHQPTRLDENQSWELFQNKSSYFGKDQTSIKDAERMEALGQEMLKWCFGFPLAIIVLGGLLSTKHSVDEWEEMKRNVVRYISKGIIKGREHGDSECHGVSSMLDLSYDELPFYLKPCFLYLARYPEDAIIRVKELCLMLMAEEGLILPRRHPAETIEDVAYDYLSELVERSMVQVENWGLRGKMKTFRIHDLMRDLCVSKAQDENFLHLIDLRSQVEEPLKPVSTVTRRVSIYSHSYSGDDVFSFLDSLNGSLRCLTIYWGGTIQQDLRHVFNSFFMLRILILRCSSYNSLKLPKEIGKLIHLRLLSIDGPVEKIPSSIGNLRCLQTLALRLRLWWSFERIPDVPDVIWKLEQLRYLHFCNTPVRKLRLANIRNLQTLKGVSTEWLDCNDFLQLRNLKKLDIFLGENLENIYHDPPTVTFDCLRHLQLVQH
- the LOC133790263 gene encoding probable disease resistance RPP8-like protein 2 isoform X2: MPTLEKLSRLRVLSICNNSFKGNEMVCSTGGFPQLESLKIESLEDLEEWKVEEGALSSLRHLQNSYCWKLRSVPDGLRCITTLKKKMIRRMSRNFLKRLEEGGEDFYKVEHVPSFEFLNCYMKYFSGETKELIMGQA